The Pyrenophora tritici-repentis strain M4 chromosome 3, whole genome shotgun sequence genome has a window encoding:
- a CDS encoding GTPase SAR1 and related small G protein has product MYHLFKSIYLHATKYSVLLLGLDNAGKTTLLEQIKGTYTPSHPNLKTVPTVGQNVATIALPPPNPPIYLKIWDVGGQHSLRGLWQSYYSSCHAIVFVIDSSDVGNATLADMSASNAASNEDIGRLDECKLVLESVLASEDASGVPILILANKQDREDCVEVVRIKEGFVRRVFEGEKGGNVRDSRVLPCSALTGTGVQEAVEWLCSRMAFNKEARPPVMR; this is encoded by the exons ATGTACCACCTCTTCAAGTCGATATATCTGCATGCGACAA AGTATTCCGTTCTACTCCTTGGTCTCGACAATGCCGGCAAAACCACGCTCCTCGAACAGATAAAAGGCACATATACGCCCTCGCATCCCAACCTAAAAACCGTCCCCACTGTCGGGCAGAATGTGGCTACAATCGCGCTTCCGCCGCCAAACCCGCCCATCTACCTCAAGATATGGGATGTCGGCGGCCAACATAGCTTGCGCGGGCTCTGGCAATCATACTACAGTAGCTGCCATGCCATCGTTTTCGTAATAGACAGCAGCGATGTTGGCAACGCGACACTAGCAGATATGAGCGCCAGCAACGCAGCGAGCAACGAGGACATTGGGCGACTGGACGAGTGCAAGCTGGTCTTGGAGAGCGTGCTGGCAAGCGAAGATGCCAGTGGCGTGCCGATATTGATATTAGCAAATAAACAAGATCGCGAGGATTGTGTCGAGGTCGTGCGGATCAAAGAAGGCTTTGTTCGGAGGGTGTTTGAAGGAGAAAAGGGTGGAAACGTAAGAGATAGCAGAGTGCTACCGTGTAGTGCGCTCACGGGTACCGGTGTACAAGAGGCAGTTGAATGGCTATGTAGCAGGATGGCGTTCAACAAAGAGGCAAGGCCACCCGTTATGCGATAG
- a CDS encoding ProP, Permease major facilitator superfamily, whose product MSDIKEVHLTTTNSSNGDPKGAVTNVAVIAGSEAIVEAKLKEPVQRFSKSAMLLYVCAFVGFFCSTCNGFDGSMFNSLLTSKQFKDYYDVESTGAWAGIVTSMYQIGGVVALPFIGPACDTWGRRIGMVIGGALGCAGVIIQSTAPASNPVGQFMGGRFLLGFAVPILTTAGPLFVVETAHPAHRGVITGLYNTFWFVGSILAAGVTRGSASLGGNQSWRVPVWLQMLFPGILTIIPWFLPESPRWLYTRGKYTQAKKILAKYHGCGNEDSIWVSMQLREYEEYLNMDGGDKRWWDYRSLFKTRQARYRLACNCVVAIFAQWAGNGAVDYFISGVLESAGVTGEIEQMNINLGKSCMQFAFAIAGALSVDKLGRRPMLIGTFSAITFIWAGAIGAVSYQNKTDSAAAGNAFVALVFLFNAVFAFGITPLQALYPVEVLSFEIRAKGMAFSNLSLTTAMLINQFVYPIALKKIGWKLYIVFVCWCPVQAFVVWLFIPETKNRTLEEIDDIFNAPNPRNASLVKKRLATDGKGNVLQIERI is encoded by the exons ATGTCAGACATCAAAGAGGTTCATCTCACCACGACAAATTCTTCGAATGGC GACCCCAAAGGTGCCGTGACCAATGTCGCAGTCATCGCAGGCTCTGAAGCCATCGTGGAAGCTAAGTTGAAGGAGCCTGTGCAGCGCTTTTCCAAATCTGCAATGCTGCTTTACGTCTGTGCTTTTGTCGGCTTCTTCTGCTCCACCTGTAATGGCTTCGATGGGTCCATGTTCAACTCGCTTCTCACGAGTAAACAGTTCAAGGATTACTACGATGTCGAAAGTACTGGTGCCTGGGCCGGTATCGTGACCTCCATGTACCAGATTGGTGGTGTTGTTGCACTCCCTTTTATCGGCCCTGCTTGTGATACGTGGGGCCGGAGGATTGGTATGGTGATTGGAGGGGCTCTTGGTTGCGCTGGTGTTATCATCCAGTCCACTGCACCTGCTTCCAACCCTGTGGGTCAAT TCATGGGCGGAAGATTCTTGTTAGGCTTCGCTGTACCCATTCTGACTACCGCTGGACCCTTGTTTGTCGTCGAGACTGCGCATCCAGCTCACCGAGGTGTTATTACTGGCCTCTACAACACCTTCTGGTTCGTCGGATCGATTCTCGCAGCTGGTGTCACCCGCGGCTCTGCCAGTCTCGGCGGCAATCAGTCCTGGAGGGTTCCTGTCTGGCTTCAAATGCTCTTCCCAGGTATCCTCACCATAATCCCCTGGTTCCTACCAGAATCTCCTCGCTGGCTGTACACGCGCGGCAAATACACTCAGGCCAAGAAGATTCTCGCAAAGTACCATGGTTGTGGTAATGAAGATAGTATCTGGGTATCCATGCAGCTTCGCGAGTATGAGGAGTATCTCAACATGGATGGTGGTGACAAGCGCTGGTGGGACTATCGTTCCCTTTTCAAGACCCGCCAAGCTCGCTACCGCCTCGCCTGCAACTGCGTCGTTGCTATCTTTGCGCAGTGGGCGGGAAATGG TGCTGTCGACTACTTCATCTCCGGTGTTCTTGAGTCGGCAGGCGTAACGGGAGAAATCGAGCAGATGAACATTAACCTGGGAAAAAGCTGCATGCAATTTGCCTTT GCCATTGCGGGTGCTCTTTCCGTCGACAAACTCGGTCGCCGCCCAATGCTGATCGGGACCTTCTCCGCTATCACCTTCATCTGGGCCGGCGCTATCGGTGCTGTTTCCTACCAAAACAAAACGGACAGCGCCGCCGCTGGCAATGCCTTTGTCGCCCTAGTCTTCCTCTTCAATGCCGTCTTCGCTTTTGGTATCACACCACTGCAGGCTCTGTATCCCGTCGAAGTACTTTCCTTTGAGATTCGCGCAAAGGGCATGGCTTTCTCTAACCTCTCGCTCACCACGGCCATGTTGATCAACCAGTTTGTTTACCCAATTGCGCTAAAGAAGATTGGCTGGAAACTGTATATTGTGTTTGTCTGCTGGTGTCCTGTACAGGCGTTTGTTGTCTGGTTGTTCATTCCCGAGACGAAAAACCGTACGCTGGAGGAGATTGACGATATTTTTAATGCTCCGAATCCGAGGAATGCGTCGTTGGTTAAGAAGAGGCTGGCTACTGACGGAAAGGGGAATGTACTCCAGATTGAGAGGATTTGA
- a CDS encoding Tymo-45kd-70kd multi-domain protein, with translation MDPDIDAYYNRHRPAPFYQYPDPRFNLPPIFSFLPANNPATLQLSPQLIPKKPPTSTRPLIPGSYNPSAIHSTSISSLSRIKLHLRHRTYEPVTFYFPSPDQDNLREFSQDVDANLLMAVSPDYATRARVDPEDTAFVVPAPFTARTVNIFIFFEREMGVTWIVDMVVDQLLFLFDRQCKNKAALNDIGHPVNGYVNARGRKVFLGYKLPNIDKPLPTLLVDDFWMEVLQRFVGGTKDLDVATLSFVGDLMNGLHIEVDRTWLAGTQATVQDILSRSSDDYPNVLRPVSRGHYHSHTSPRFTQHQV, from the coding sequence ATGGATCCGGACATTGATGCCTATTACAACCGTCATCGACCAGCGCCTTTCTATCAATATCCCGACCCTCGTTTCAATCTTCCCCCGATTTTCTCCTTCCTTCCAGCCAACAATCCCGCCACACTCCAACTCTCACCCCAACTTATACCCAAAAAGCCACCCACTTCAACGCGTCCTCTCATTCCAGGCTCCTACAACCCCTCCGCCATTCACTCAACCTCGATCTCATCCCTGAGCCGCATAAAGTTGCACCTTCGCCACCGCACCTACGAGCCCGTGACCTTTTACTTCCCCTCACCCGACCAGGACAATCTCAGAGAATTCAGCCAAGACGTTGACGCCAACCTCCTGATGGCCGTCTCCCCCGACTATGCCACCCGAGCCCGAGTAGATCCGGAAGACACCGCCTTCGTCGTACCCGCACCCTTTACAGCTCGCACAGTAAacatcttcatcttcttcgaGCGCGAGATGGGGGTCACGTGGATTGTGGATATGGTTGTTGATCAGCTGCTCTTCCTGTTCGATCGGCAGTGTAAGAACAAGGCCGCGCTTAATGATATAGGACATCCGGTGAATGGGTATGTTAATGCCCGTGGCCGGAAGGTGTTTCTGGGGTACAAGCTACCCAATATAGACAAGCCGTTGCCCACGCTTTTGGTGGATGACTTTTGGATGGAGGTGTTGCAGCGCTTTGTAGGTGGGACGAAGGATTTGGATGTTGCGACACTGAGCTTTGTGGGCGATTTGATGAACGGGCTGCACATAGAGGTCGATCGTACCTGGCTCGCTGGCACACAGGCTACAGTGCAGGATATTCTCAGCAGGTCGAGCGATGATTATCCCAACGTTTTGCGCCCAGTATCCCGAGGTCATTACCACTCGCACACTTCTCCGCGCTTTACCCAGCATCAAGTTTAG
- a CDS encoding glycoside hydrolase family 128 protein yields the protein MSQFTQSTRHRRQRMHYMNVFAMLSTVALAQGSKRGFAYIGDSHTPDNRLLTTGNSPLAWYYNWSPYPNNNLIPADSSLEFVPMIHGIDATQDPQTERVIKGLPDSSKHLLTFNEPDGTTGSGGSSIKPEDAAKAYIDYVVPFRGGSSGGRKWLISHPVTTGSPNGLDWLRKFNESCYDIDSRNGCPTDFVAAHWYGNFDGLTSWLATLDEFYNTNSTRDQPLKIWVTEMALPQQDDKNTVAMMNQTLPYLDGKDYVERYSWFGAFRTGDANEWTGDSVALFDNKGGLTELGALYLGDGFKKGEKGEGEDNAASGLKLSVGLMTALSMCAAVFAMF from the coding sequence ATGTCTCAATTCACGCAATCCACACGCCATCGACGGCAAAGAATGCACTACATGAACGTTTTCGCTATGCTCTCAACGGTGGCATTAGCACAGGGCTCTAAACGCGGTTTCGCATATATCGGTGACTCACACACCCCCGATAATCGCCTCCTCACTACCGGCAACTCCCCACTAGCATGGTACTACAACTGGTCGCCCTACCCAAACAACAACCTCATCCCTGCCGACAGCAGTTTGGAGTTTGTGCCCATGATCCATGGCATAGACGCAACGCAAGATCCCCAGACCGAACGTGTGATTAAAGGCTTGCCCGATAGCAGCAAGCACCTCCTTACCTTCAACGAACCAGATGGAACGACTGGAAGTGGAGGAAGCAGCATCAAACCCGAAGATGCTGCAAAAGCCTACATCGACTACGTCGTTCCTTTTCGCGGTGGTTCCAGTGGAGGAAGGAAATGGCTGATTAGCCACCCAGTCACGACGGGCAGCCCAAACGGTTTGGACTGGTTACGTAAATTCAACGAATCTTGTTACGACATTGATTCAAGGAACGGTTGCCCTACAGACTTCGTCGCCGCGCATTGGTATGGAAATTTCGATGGCCTGACAAGCTGGTTAGCCACCTTGGATGAGTTTTACAACACAAACTCAACAAGAGATCAGCCATTGAAGATCTGGGTTACGGAAATGGCACTGCCACAACAGGACGACAAGAATACTGTTGCGATGATGAACCAGACACTACCGTATCTTGATGGCAAGGATTACGTTGAGCGATATTCGTGGTTCGGCGCATTCAGGACCGGCGATGCGAATGAATGGACCGGCGACAGCGTCGCATTATTCGACAATAAGGGCGGTTTGACTGAGCTTGGAGCGTTGTACCTAGGTGATGGTTTCAAGAAGGGGGAGAAGGGTGAAGGTGAGGACAATGCGGCGAGTGGGTTGAAGTTGAGTGTTGGATTGATGACTGCACTTTCGATGTGCGCGGCAGTTTTTGCCATGTTCTAG
- a CDS encoding 60S ribosomal protein uL22 yields the protein MVRYGATSIDGAKSARARGSYLRVSFKNTRETAQAVNGWKLDRALTYLGNVLEHKEAIPMRRYAGSTGRTAQGKAFGVSKARWPVKSAEILIGLLKNAEANADTKGLNTENLIIKHIQVNQAPKQRRRTYRAHGRINPYMSNPSHIELILTEGAEVVQKGPQSLERRMNSRQRGRAVRKAITAPAEE from the exons ATG GTTCGCTACGGAGCAACCTCCATTGACGGCGCAAAGTCTGCCCGCGCCCGCGGCAGCTACCTCCGCGTTTCCTTCAAGAACACCCGCGAGACCGCCCAGGCCGTCAACGGCTGGAAGCTCGACCGCGCGCTCACCTACCTCGGAAATGTCTTGGAGCACAAGGAGGCCATTCCCATGAGGCGGTACGCTGGCAGCACTGGACGCACTGCACAGG GCAAGGCTTTCGGTGTCTCCAAGGCCCGCTGGCCCGTCAAGTCCGCTGAGATCCTCATCGGTCTCCTCAAGAACGCCGAGGCCAACGCCGACACCAAGGGTCTCAACACCGAGAACTTGATCATCAAGCACATCCAGGTCAACCAGGCTCCCAAGCAGCGAAGGCGCACTTACCGTGCTCACGGTCGT ATCAACCCTTACATGTCCAACCCCTCCCACATCGAGCTCATCCTCACCGAGGGTGCCGAGGTTGTCCAGAAGGGTCCCCAGTCCCTCGAGCGCCGCATGAACTCCAGGCAGCGTGGCCGCGCCGTCCGCAAGGCCATCACCGCCCCTGCTGAGGAATAG
- a CDS encoding NOP1, Fibrillarin rRNA methylase translates to MAFTPRGGRGGGDRGGRGGRGGFTPRGGARGGFGGGRGGGDRGGRGGGRGGGRGAPRGRGAPRGGARGGARGGAKVIVEPHRHAGVFVARGKEDLLVTKNLTPGESVYGEKRISVGSTAAPKDGETEAPSSTEYRVWNPFRSKLAAGILGGVDNIYMGPGSKVLYLGAASGTSVSHVADIVGPEGTVFAVEFSHRSGRDLINMATHRTNVIPIVEDARHPLKYRMLVGMVDCIFADVAQPDQARIVGLNAGLFLKVGGGIVISIKANCIDSTAAPEAVFAQEVNKLREMGIKPKEQLTLEPFERDHAMVVGVYQRSQ, encoded by the exons ATGGCCTTTACTCCCAG AGGCGGACGTGGCGGTGGTGACCGTGGTGGTCGTGGCGGTCGCGGTGGCTTCACTCCTAGAGGTGGTGCCCGCGGTGGATTTGGTGGAGGTCGCGGCGGCGGCGACCGTGGTGGCCGCGGTGGTGGCCGTGGCGGCGGTCGCGGTGCTCCTCGAGGCAGGGGCGCTCCTCGTGGAGGTGCCCGTGGAGGTGCGCGCGGTGGTGCTAAAGTCATTGTCGAGCC CCATCGCCACGCTGGAGTTTTCGTCGCACGCGGAAAAGAAGATCTCCTTGTCACCAAGAATTTGACTCCCGGAGAATCTGTTTACGGCGAGAAGCGCATCAGCGTTGGTTCCACCGCCGCACCAAAGGACGGCGAGACCGAGGCCCCATCCAGCACCGAATACCGCGTCTGGAATCCCTTCCGTTCAAAGTTGGCCGCAGGTATCTTGGGTGGTGTCGACAACATCTACATGGGACCCGGCTCCAAGGTCTTGTACTTGGGTGCCGCCTCAGGAACCTCAGTATCTCACGTTGCTGATATCGTCGGACCGGAAGGAACCGTCTTCGCAGTTGAGTTCTCGCACCGCTCAGGTCGTGATCTGATCAACATGGCTACCCACCGCACAAACGTCATCCCCATCGTCGAGGACGCCCG TCACCCTCTCAAGTACCGCATGCTCGTTGGCATGGTCGACTGCATCTTCGCCGACGTTGCCCAGCCTGACCAGGCCCGTATCGTCGGTCTCAACGCCGGATTGTTCCTCAAGGTTGGCGGCGGTATCGTCATTTCCATCAAGGCCAACTGTATCGACTCAACCGCTGCCCCCGAGGCTGTCTTCGCACAGGAAGTCAACAAGCTGAGGGAGATGGGCATCAAGCCTAAGGAGCAGCTTACTCTTGAGCCCTTCGAGCGTGACCACGCCATGGTTGTCGGTGTCTACCAGCGATCGCAATAA